The stretch of DNA TCGTTGAAGGTCTGCACCTTCAGGGTGACCTTGCCGCCGGACGACGCCGTGCTCGCGCTGTTGCTGCTGCTGCCCGTCGAGCATCCGGTCACCGCCAGGGCGATGCCGGTCAGGCCTGCGGCCGCGGCCCACACCGTGCGTGACTTGTGCACTGCTGACTCCCTCGTCGTCTTGACGGCAGCTCTGCCGTCAACCGGTCGTCGTCCGCACCACCCGGCGCGGACGAGGGCTGATGCCCCGTGGACTCGCTCCCACCACCTTGCGGGAGCGTTCCCACGCGCTGCCGGAACCCTCTTGCGTCCCCCGGGGGCTGTCAAGCAGCGATCAGGTGACGTTGCAGTGTGGGAACGCATCCATGCAGGTCAGCGGCTTGCACGGCCGACTGGCGTTACCGAATCGTTAGCCCTCCGCAGCCGCGCGGAGACCCGGCACGCGGGCCCGGGACCCCAATTTCGTAGGAGCGCTTCCAAGGTGACCGAGGAGAGCGCTCCCAAACCGGAGCCGCGCCGTCGGTCCGTCTCGGCACGCGCCGCGCCCGGTGCCCACGGCGCGCAGAACGAGACGCGGGCGGCCCGGATGTGGATCGACGGGCGCGCCGCGCTAGGTTCCAGACCAGGAGGGTGACCTGACCGGGACGGATCTCGTCCCCGGCTCATCCCCAGGCAGTGGAGGAGGCAGCATGGCCGATCGCCTCGTGCGCGGCGTGGATGCCGCACGCCCGGCCGTCCCCACGCTCGAGCAGGTCGCCGCGAAAGCAGGCGTGTCCAGGTCCACGGCGTCGCGGGCGATCAACGGAGGGCTGCGGGTCTCCCCCGAGGCCCTGCTGGCGGTCGAGGCCGCCGTGGCGGACCTGGGCTACTCCCCCAACCGGGCCGCGCGGTCGCTGGTCACACGACGGACGGACTCGATCGCCCTCGTCGTGCCGGAGCCGGACGAGCGGGTGCTGTCCGACCCGTTCTTCGCGGGCACCCTGAACGGTCTGGCGAGCGCGCTGGCGGACACCGAGATCCAGGTGGTGCTCGTCATCGCTCGTCCCGGGCAGAACGAGCGGACGGTCCGCTACCTGCGCAACGGCCACGTGGACGGCGCCATCGTGGTGTCGCACCACCGCGACGACACCCTGGACAGGGCCCTCGTCGAGCTGCGGCTGCCGAGCGTGTTCGTCGGGCGACCGCTGTCCGCGACGCCCGAGGTGGACTCCCGGCTGCAGTACGTCGACACCGACAACGTGCAGGGCGGCCGGATGGCCACGCAGCACCTCCTGGACCGGGGCTGCCGGCGGATCGGCACGATCGCCGGACCCGAGGACATGTCCGCCGGCATCGACCGCCTCATCGGCTGGCGGCAGGCGATGACCGCCGCAGGCCAGCGCGACGACGCCGTGGTGCACGGCGACTTCACCATCGTCTCCGGCGCCGAGGCGGCCCGGCGGCTGCTCACCGAGCACCCGGACGTCGACGGCATCTTCATCGCGTCGGACCTGATGGCCGCCGGTGCGCTGCCCGTGCTGGCGGAGCTCGGCCGGGAGGTGCCCAAGGACGTCGCCGTGGTGGGCTACGACAATCTCGGGGTCGCTGCCTCGACCCAGCCGCCGCTGACGTCGGTGATCCAGCCGGTCGTCGCGATGGCGCGGGCGGCCGGCCTGCGCCTCCTGGACCAGCTGCAGGGCGCGACGCCCACGCCGCCGCTGATCTTCGCCCCCGAGCTGGTGGTGCGCGCCTCGGCGTAGGCAACCGGCCCGGTCAGCAGGTGGGTGGCATCGTGGCCCCATGAACCCCTCTCCCTCTCCGCTCGCGACGGCGCGAGCGCAGCTGGCGACAGCCGTGCAGATCCTCGGGTACGACGACGGCATGCACGCCGTCCTGCGCCAACCCCGGCGCGAGCTGCACGTGGCCGTGCCGCTGCGCCGTGACGACGGCCACGTCGAGCTGCTGCACGGCTACCGCGTGCAGCACAACATCTCCCGCGGCCCCGGCAAGGGCGGCCTGAGGTACGCGCCCGGTGTCGACATCGACGAGGTGCGGGCGCTCGCGATGTGGATGACCTGGAAGTGCGCCGTCGTCGAGCTCCCGTACGGCGGTGCGAAGGGCGGTGTCACCATCGACCCGCGGGCCTACTCCTCCTCCGAGCTGGAGCGGGTCACCCGCCGGTACACCAGCGAGATCATGCCGATGATCGGCCCGGAGCGGGACGTGATGGCCCCGGACATCGGGACCGACGAGCAGATCATGGCCTGGGTGATGGACACCTACTCGGTCAACCGCGGGTTCACCATCCCGGCCGTCACCACCGGCAAGCCGCTGGCCGTCGGCGGGTCGCTCGGCCGGGCGACGGCCACCTCACGCGGGGTGCTGCACGCCGCGACCGCGACCCTGCGCGACGCCGGTGTGCGTCTGGACGAGGTCAGCGCGGCGATCCAGGGATTCGGCAAGGTGGGCGGTCCGCTGGCCCGCTTCCTGCACGAGAAGGGCTGCCGCGTCGTCGCGGTGGGCGACGAGCGAGGTGCGATCGTCCGGTCCGACGGGCTGGACGTCGCAGCGCTGTCGGCACACGTGGCGCGCACCGGGTCCGTGGTCGGGTTCCCCGACGCCGATCCGCTCGACCCTGCCGAGCTGCTGGCGCTCGACGTCGACGTGCTGTTCCCGGCCGCCGTCGAGGGTGTGCTGGACGAGGAGAGCGCCGCGCGGGTGAAGGCACGGTGGGTCGTCGAGGCCGCGAACGGGCCGACGACGACGGAGGGCGACCGCGTGCTGGCCGACCGAGGTGTCGTCGTGGTGCCGGACATCCTCGCCAACGCAGGCGGCGTGGTCGTCTCCTACTTCGAGTGGGTGCAGGCCAACCAGGCGTACTGGTGGACCGAGCGGGAGATCGAGGAGCGCCTGGAGCACCGCATGCTCGAGGCCTACGCCGCCGTGTCGCAGGTGTCCCGTGCCGAGGGCATCTCGCTGCGGGACGCCGCCCTGGTGATCGGTGTGCGCCGGGTGGCCGAGGCGCACCTGATCCGCGGCCTGTACCCCTGACCGGGGACGCAGGTCAGACGAGGACGACGGACGGGTCGGCGCGCGCCAGCAGCGCGGTCGACCCGTCGTCGGCCGCGAGCCGCAGACGGTCCTCGTCGACCGTCACCTGCAACGGCTCGCGGAGCAGGGCGACGAGGGCCTGCTCGGTCGCCATCGGCTCGGGGTCGCCGGCGAGCAGCGTGGAGACGAGCGGGCCCAGCTGCAGCCGGCCGTCCTCGAGCGTCCACGTGCCGCGGACGCTGTTCACGCCCGCCATCCCGTACACCTGACCGTCACCGTCGAAGGTCAGGTGCACGGGGCCTCGCGGTCCGGCGGCGGGCGACGAGTCGTCCAGCTCCACCAGCGTCCACGTGCCACGCAGGTCGATGGTCATGCGCCGATCATGGACCGCCGCGGGCGCATGCGCAGCGGCGCCGCGACCGCCGCTCAGCGGAGCGGCCGCTTGTCCGCCCAGTCGGCGAGCGCGGTGCGGGGTCCGGTGAAGAAGGGGATCTCCTCGCGCACGTGCAGCCGGGCGTCCACCCCGCGCAACGTGCGCATCAGGTCGACGATCCGGTGCAGCTCCGGCGCCTCGAACGCGAGCAGGAACTCGTAGTCCGACAGCGCGAACGTCGCGACCGTGTTGGCGCGCACGTCAGGGAAGGGGGCGGCGGCGCGGCCGTGCTGCGCGAGCATCCGGCTGCGCTCCTCCTCCGGCAGCACGTACCAGTCGTACGAGCGGACGAAGGGGTAGACGGACACGTAGGCCCCGGGCTCCTCACCGGCCAGGAACGCCGGCACGTGGGAGCGGTTGAACTCCGCCGGTCGGTGCAGGCCCACGACGGACCACACCGGGGTGAGCACGGAACCGAGCTCGCTGGCCCGCAGCCGCTGGTACGCGCCCTGCACCTGCTCCACCGTCTCCGCGTGCCACCACACCATCAGGTCGGCATCGGCCCGCAGGCCCGAGACGTCGTACCACCCGCGGACGACGAGCCCGGGATCGGAACCGACGGCCCGCTCCGCCTCCGCGACGAGGGCGGCACGCTCCTCGTCGTCCGCAGGCAGCGCGTCCTCGAGCGCGAAGACGGCCCACATCGTGTAGCGCAGGCTGGAGTTGACGGTCTCGGCGTCGACGGTGGTCACAGGGTCTCCTCGGTCAGCTGGGTCAGGGGCTTGGTCGCGCGCGGCCGGACGGTCAGGACAGCGGGTCCGCCGAGCACGCGGCCGGCACGCCCGACGGCGATCCGGCGCGCTGCAGGCAGCAGCCGGGGCGGCAGATCTCGGACCAGGCTGGCAGGTCGCCGACAACGGGTCCCGGCTCGGGCAGCCGACCGGCCGATCGGTCCCGCTCGTGCGCCGCGCGTTCGAGCAGCAGGTCGACGAGCCCCGACACGAACTGTGCCCGCACGCCGACCGTGTCGGCGCGGACGGCCGTCATGCCCAGCTCCGCCGCCGTGGCGAGCGCCTCGGTGTCCAGGTCGTACACGACCTCCATGTGGTCGGACACGAAGCCGATGGGCGCCAGGACCACCGCACGGGTCCCCGCCGCGTCCAGCGCGCGCAGGTGGTCGTTCACGTCGGGCTCCAGCCAAGGCTGGTTCGGCGGGCCGGAGCGCGAGCAGAACGCCAGGTCCCAGTCGAGCGTGCGGCCGAGGCGCTCGGCGGCGGTCGCCGCGACAACGGTGGCGACGTCGCGGTGCTGGTCCGTGTAGGTCGCCCCGGACACCGCGGACGCCTCGTCCATCGTCGTCGGGATCGAGTGGGTGACGAAGACGAGGCGGGCTCCGTCGCCGTCCTGCGGCAGCTGCGCGAAGGCGTCGACCACCGCGTCGGCGGCCGCCCCGGCGAAGCCGGGATGGTTGAAGTACGCCCGGATCTTGTCGACCTGCAACGGGTGGTCGGCGCCAGGGCCGGCCACCTGGGCGGCGAGCCCGTCGAGGGCCTTCCAGAGGTCCTCGCGGTACTGCCGGCAGCCGGAGTACGACGAGTACGCGCTGGTCACCACCGCCAGCACCCGGCGGGCGCCGGCCGCGTACGCCTCCGTCAGCGCATCCAGGGTGAAGGGTGCCCAGTTCCGGTTCCCCCACACCAGCGGTGTGCCCACGCCGCGCGCGTCGAGCTCCGCTCGAAGGGCCGCCAGCAGGGCCTTGTTCTGGCCGTTGATCGGGCTGGCGCCGCCGAAGTGGTGGTAGTGCTCGGCCACCTGCTCCAGCCGGGCGTCCGGGATGTTCTTCCCCGCGGTGACGTTCCGCAGGAACGGCATGACGTCGTCGGGACCGTCGGGCCCGCCGAAGGAGAGCAGCAGCACGGCGTCGTAGGGTGCGAGCGGCTGCGCGGGCGGGGCGTCGGCCCCGGACGGACGGGTCAGGTCGGGCGAGGTGGGCACACCCCGATCATCGCATCGTCACCGTTGCGCTCCGCCCCGGGGTCCGCCGGCGCCGACGCTCAGCCCTTGACCGCCCCGCCCAGGCCGGCCCCGCGCAGGAACATCCGCTGGAACAGCAGGAACAGCACGACGGGCAGCAGCGTCGAGATCGCCAGGGCGGCCATCAGCACGCCGAGGTCGGTGGTGGCCTGCAGCGACGGCAGCCGCACCGACAGCGGCTGCAGGTCGGGGTTGCGCAGCACCAGCAGCGGCCAGAGGAAGTCCTTCCACGACGCGATGACGGCGAACACCGAGACGACGCCGAGGATCGGCTTGCTCATCGGCAGCACCACGGACCAGAACAGGCGGTAGGGACCCGCTCCGTCGACCCGCGCGGCCTCGAACACCTCCCGGGGCAGGTTGTCGAAGAACCGCGTGATCAGCACGACGTTGAACGCGCTCGCGCCGGCCGGCAGCCACACGGCCCAGAACGAGTTGACCAGCGAGTGCCCGATCACCGGTGGATGCAGGATCACCAGGTACAACGGCACCAGCAGCACGACGGCCGGCACGAAGAGCGTGGCCAGCACGGCACCGTTGAGCACGCGGGCCCACGCCGGCCGCAGCACGGACAGCACGTAGCCCGCCGTCGTCGCCACGACGATCTGCGACGCCCACGACCCCGCCGCCAGCACGACCGTGTTGAGGAAGTACCGACTGACGTGGACGTCGTTCCAGGCGGCGGTGACGTTGCTCCACGCGACGCCGTGCGGGAACAGCGCGAGCGGGTGGGACAGGATGTCCTGGGTCGGCGTCACGGCGAACTTCACCAGCAGCACGAGCGGCCCGAGGCACCACACGAGGAGCAGGCCGAGCAGCACCACGTGCATCCCCTGCCACGGCAGCCGGACCCGTGGGCGGCGCCACTCGACGTCGGAGACGGCGGTGCGGGCGGTCGGCTCGGCGGTGCGGGCGCTCATGTGGTGCTCCAGCGGCGGGTCAGACGGAAGTAGACGACGGACAGCACGGCGAGCACCGCCGCGAGCATCAGCGACAGCGCCGTCGCCTCGCCGTACCGGCCGCCCAGGCTGTTGCCGAAGGCGTAGCGGTAGATCAGCAGCAGGATCGTGACGGTCGCGTTGTTGGGGCCGCCGCCGGTGAACAGGTAGGGCTCGAGGAACACCTGCGCGGTGCCGATCACCTGCAGGATCAACGTGATGAACAGGACGCCGCGCAGCTGCGGCAGCGTGACGTGCCACACCTTGCCCCAGACGGAGGCGCCGTCCACCTCGGCGGCGTCGTACAGCTCCGCCGGCACCGACGTCAGCGCTGCGAGGTAGATGATCACCGTCCCGCCGGCCGCGGCCCACGTCGCCTCGAGCACCAGCGACGGCATCGCCAGCGAGATCGACTGCAGCCAGGGCACCGGGGCGATGCCGACCCAGCCCAGGACGGTGTTGAACACCCCGGTGGGACGCGGGTCGTAGAAGAACTTCCACAGGAGCACGGCGACCACCGGCGGGACGACCACCGGCAGGTACGCGAGCGCGGAGTACAGCCCCTTGGCGCGACGGACCTCGCTCATCAGCACGGCACCGACCAGCGGTACGGGATAGCCGAACACCAGGGCGAGGAGGGCGAACCACAGGGTGTTGCGGACGGCCATCGGGAGCACCGGGTCGGCCAGCACGCGGTGGAAGTTCGCCAGGCCGACCCAGTGCGTCGTGACCAGGTTGGTCCGTTGCAGGCTCATCACGACGGCCTTGACGATCGGCATCCAGGAGAAGACACCGAACACCACGATCGCCGGCAGGCCGAACACCAGGGCGGACAGCCCGCCGCCACGGACCCACGTCGCGGGTCCACGGCGTGGCCGGCGTCCCCGGTCGGCGGCCGGACGCGGGGTGGGAGCGCGGTGAGCGTCCGTCCGGGCGCCCGTCGTGCGGTCGGCCCGTCGGCTGCCGCGGGGACCCGCAGACCGGGAACGGACCTCGACGACGTCGTCGGTGGTCATGGTGGCGTCCTTCTCGTCTGCGCCGGCCCGTCGGGCGGCGCTGCGGCGGCGCCCGGCCGGTCGAGGTGGACCGGCCGGGCGCCCGGGCGGTCAGCTGCGGTCGAGCAGGGCCTGGCCCTGCGTGTTCGCGTTGGCGAGCAGCTTGTCGACGTCCGCGTTCTTGTCGGTCAGCACGGCCTGGACCACGGGGAACAGCAGGGCGTACGTGTCCTGCGTGGCATGGCTCGGCTCGCCGACCAGCTTCTGGGTGAACATGACGTCCGTGTAGCCCTTCATGTTCTCCAGCGGGACGTTGACGTAGTCCTTGATCCAGCCGAGGGACTTCGTGTACTGGTCCTTGCTGAAGATGGGCAGCACCGGCGTCCCGACGGCCTGGCCGGAGGCCGACTGGGCCTTGGCGTCCGCGACGGCCTGGTCCTGGTCGAGCAGCTTGGACAGGTACCAGAAGTCGATCCACTTGACGGCAGCGTCCTTCTCCGCCGCCGTGGCCTGCACCTTCACCGCCGCGAGCGTGCCGCCACCCAGTGCGCCACCGCCGTTCTCCGTCGGGATGGCCGTCAGGCCGTAGCCCCAGTCCTTGGTCAGCCCCTGGTTCTGCACCAGCGCGGTGTAGATGTCCGAGCCGGACGTGTACATGGCGAGCTGGCCACCGGCGAAGGCCTGGTTGATCTCAGCCCAGCCGAGGGTCACGTCGGGGAAGACCGAGTTGTCCTCCCAGCGCAGCGCCTTGAGCCACTCGAGGTGTGCCTTGACCGCCGGGTCGTTCAGCGTGGCGGTGTACGTGCCCTTGCCGTCGGTGGTCTGCACCGTCCCGCCGCGCGAGTTCGCCGCCGCCACCAGCTGCCACCCGCCTGCGTTGTCGAGCGCCATCATCCCGTAGCCGGCAACCCCGGTCTTGTCGTGGATGATCTTGGCGTCCTTGCGGACCTCGTCCCACGTGGTCGGCGGCTTGTCCGGGTCCAGGCCGGCCTTGGTGAACAGGGTGCGGTTGTAGTGCAGCGCCACGCTGTAGAACGACTTGGCGGGCACCGCGTAGAACTTGCCGTCGTCGCCCTTGGCGTTCGAGACCACGGCCTGGTTGAAGTCGTTCGCGTACGGCAGCTGCTTGACCTGCGCGTCGATGTCGGCGAGCTGGCCGTTCTGGATCAGGGTCTTGCCGTCCGTCACGGGGATCTCGAAGACGGTGGGCAGCGTCCCGCCTGCCAGCTGGGCGGCGAACGTCGTCGCGAGCCACTGGTACTCCTGCGGCTGCACGGTGATGTTCGGGTACTTCGCCTCGAACTCCTTGACGCGGGTGTTCAGCGCGTCGACGGCGTCCTGCTTGGCGCCGGGGAGCAGACCGGCGACCGTGATGGTGACCTTCTGGGGCGCGGCGCTGGTCGACGACGCCGACGTGGCGCCCCCGGCCGAGCTGCACGCGGCCAGCAGGCCGAGGCTGACCACGCCGGCGATACCGAGCGCGGCGGTGCGTGAGGACCTCATCGTCACTCCTTCTGGGACGTCCCGGGTTGGCCGGAACACGGGTGCTGCATCGGTGTGGTTCATCTGGGTGGTGCGCCCGGCGTGCTGCACCGGGCCTGGTGCATCGGTGGCGCGTGGACCAGAGCGGGCGGCCGTGGTCCCGCGGGCGGTCAGACGACGACCGGAGGTGCGGTGCGCAGCCACGCGGCGGTGTCGCGCGGCAGCCGGCCCGACTCGAGCGGTTCGCTCGAGAGCAGGACGTCGGTGTGCGGCGGCAGCTCCACCGCTGCTGCGCCGAGGTTGACGACGCACGTCACGTCGCCCCGGGCGAACGCCAGCACGTCGGGCGACGACGACAGCCAGGACAGCGACCCGTCGCCGAGGCTCGGCTCGCCGTGCCGGACGCGGATCGCCTCGCGGTAGAGGTGCAGCATCGACCGCGGGTCGGCCTCCTCCGCCTCGACCGTGAGCGCGCCCCAGTCCGCCGGCTGCGGGAGCCACGGCTCGTGGGTGGCATCGGGCGGGCTGAACCCGTAGGGCGCCGCGGTCCCGGACCACGGCAGGGGCACACGGCAGCCGTCGCGCCCGGGGTCGGCTCCCCCGGACCGGAAGTGCATCGGGTCCTGGAGCACCTCCGGCGGAAGGTCCTCGACCTCCGGCAGGCCCAGCTCCTCGCCCTGGTACACGTACCAGGGGCCCGGGAGGGCGGCGGCCAGGAGGGCGGCGGCGCGCGCCCGACGACGCCCCAGGTCGAGGTCGGTCGGGGTACCGAAGCGTTTCGCGGCGAACGAGAAGCCGGTGTCGGCCCGTCCGTATCGCGTGACCGGCCGTGTCACGTCGTGGTTGGACAGCACCCACGTCGGTGGCGCACCGACCGAGGCGTGCGCGGCGAGCGTCGAGTCGATCGACTCCCGCAGCGCGGCGGCCTGCCAGGGCCGGGCCATGAAGTCGAAGTTGAAGGCGGTGTGCATCTCGTCGGGCCGCAGGAAGCGGGCGAACCGCTCGGGGTCCGCGAGCCACACCTCGCCGACCAGAACCCGCGTGTCGGGGTACGAGTCGGCGACCGCGCGCCAGCCCCGGTAGATGTCGTGCAGCTCGTCGCGGTCGACGTGCGGGTGAGCACCTGGTCCCGGGTTCAGCGGGACCTCCGGGAGTGCCGGGTCCTTGACGAGCAGGGCCGCGGAGTCGATCCGGATGCCGGCGGCGCCCCGGTCGAACCAGAACCGGAGGATGCCGAGGTGCTCGGCCACCACGTCCGGGTTGGACCAGTTCAGGTCCGGCTGCTGCGGGGTGAACAGGTGCAGGTACCACTCCCCCGGCGTCCCGTCCGGCTCGGTGGTCCGTGTCCAGGTGCTGCCGGCGAAGTCCGAGCGCCAGTGCGTCGGCATGGTGTCCCCGTTCGGACCCTTGCCGGGGTGGAACCAGAACCGCGCGCGCTCGGGAGAGCCCGGAGCCGCGGCCAGTGCGGCCCGGAACCACGCGTGCTGGTCGGACACGTGGTTGGGGACGACGTCGACGATGGTCCGGATACCCAGCGCCCGTGCGTCGGCGATCACCTGCTCCGCCTGCTCGAGCGTGCCGAAGGCGGGGTCGATCCGGCGGTAGTCGGCCACGTCGTAGCCGCCGTCGGCCATCGGCGACGCGTACCAGGGCGTGACCCACAGCGCGTCCACCCCGAGACCGGCCAGGTACGGCAGCCGCGCCCGCAGACCGGTGAGGTCGCCCGTGCCGTCGCCGTCACCGTCCGCGAAGCTGCGCGGGTAGACCTGGTAGATCACCGCGTCCCGCCACCACAGGGCGTCGGGACGGTGCTGCTGCGGCACAGGGTCCTCGTCTCGTCGGACCCGTTCGGACACCGGGCGCTCTGCCCTCCGGACGGGACGTCATCGTCTCGCCACAGACCATAAAGCCGACGACTGAATCAACGCAAGAACTTGACACGCACTCAATCGAAACGTGACAGCCCCGAGGACGGGCGCGCTTGACCGCGCGCCGACACCGCTGGCATGCCGCCGGGCGGTCAGCGGGGACGTCGGGGCAGTCGGTACGGACGGTCAGCGCGCGACGGCGGCCGACCGCTCGTCGACGTCGGCGGCCGGCGCGGTCGGGGCCGGGCCCGTGGAGCCCCGCACCACCAGCTCCGGCTCGAACAGCAGCTCGTCGTTCGCCACCGCTGCACCGCGGATCTGGGCGACGAGCAGGTCGATCGCCGCCCGGCCCATCGCGTCGATCGGCTGCCGCACCGTGGTCAGCGGGGGCTCGGTGCAGTTCATGAACGCCGAGTCGTCGTACCCCACCACCGACACGTCGTCGGGCACCCGCCGCCCGGACCGCCGGACCGCGCGGATCGCGCCGAGCGCGAGCGGGTCGGACGCGCAGACGATCCCCGTGACGCCGTGCCGCAGCAGCCGCGTCGCGGACGCCTGACCGCTCTCGAGGGAGTAGGTGGACCGCGCCACCAGGCGGTCGTCCAGGTCGAGGCCCAGGCGCGCGGCAACGTCCCGAGCCGCCTGCAGCTTGCGCTCCGACGGCACGTGGTCCTCCGGCCCGAGCAGCAGACCGATCCTCGTGTGGCCCAGCGAGACCAGGTGACCGAGCGCCTGCTCGACCGCGACCACGTCGTCGCAGGAGACCCTCGGGAACGCGAGCTCCTCGATCGACGCGTTGATCAGGACGACCGGCAGCTTTCGGTCGGACAGCAGGCGGTAGTGCTCGTGGCCCGCGTCGCGCTGGGCGTAGTGGCCGCCCGCGAAGACGATGCCAGACACCTGCTGACCGAGCAGCAGGTCGACGTAGTCCTCCTCCGAGACTCCGCCCGCCGTCTGCGTGCACAGCACCGGAGTGAAGCCCTGCTGGGCGAGGGCGCCTCCGACGACCTCGGCGAACGCCGGGAAGATGGGGTTCTGCAGCTCGGGAAGCACCAGGCCGACGAGCCGCGCCCGCTCTCCGCGCAGCTTGGTGGGCCGCTCGTAGCCGAGCACGTCCAGCGCCGTGAGGACGGCCTCACGCGTCTGCTCCGACACGCCGGGCTTGCCGTTCAGCACCCGGCTGACCGTCGCCTCGGACACACCGACCTTGCGGGCCACCTCTGCCAGACGTCGTGACATGCCCAGATCCTACGCGGATCTGACGCAAGCGGCTTGCAAGATCGCGCAAGTGGCCGCAAGTCGCCCCTCGGCGTGCGGTCAGACCCGCACGCTCCTACCGTCGTGTTCCGTGACCCCTGCCCCAGGCACCCGTCTGGCGCACCGATACCTCCTGGGCCACGCGCTGGGGCACGGGGGCCAGGCGCACGTGGTCCAGGCGACCGACCTTCGGTTGCGCCGACCTGTCGCCGTCAAGCTGTTCCCACTCGACTCCGCGTCGCCGGACCAGATCCGCCGGTACGCGCAGGAGGCGCGCGTGCTCGCGGGACTGAGCCATCCCGCGCTCGTCGCGCTCCTCGACGTCGGCTCCGACGTCCTCGAGGACGGCAGCTCGGTCGCGTTCCTGGTGATGGAGCTGGTGCCCGGGCCCACGCTCCGCGACGTGCTGCGGGACGGTCCGCTCGGCCCGGCGGTCACGGCGGACGTCGGGCGCCAGCTGGCGCTGGCGCTCGCCCACGCGCACGGTGCCGGGGTGCTGCACCGGGACGTCAAGCCGGCGAACGTGCTGGTCGCAGACCCGCGCCCCGGTGGTGCGACCCACGGGCCCGAGCTGCCCGTCGTGCTGGCGGACTTCGGCATCGCGGTGCCGTCGGAGCGGTCGCACAGCGAGGACTCGGCGGCCACCGCGGGCTACCAGAGCCCCGAGCAGGCGCTCGGTCGACCACTGACGGCAGCGACGGACGTCTACTCGCTCGGCCTGGTGCTGATGGAGTGCCTCACCGGCGAGCGGGCGTATCCCGGCGACCCGATCGCGAGCGGCCTCGCGCGGCTCCTGCACGCGCCCGACGTGCCCACCCGCTTCGGCCGAGACTGGGAGCGGCTGCTCCGCGGCATGACGGAGCTGGAACCGGCGAACCGCCCGCCGATCACGGCCGTCGCCGCGGAGCTCC from Cellulomonas sp. NTE-D12 encodes:
- a CDS encoding LacI family DNA-binding transcriptional regulator, with protein sequence MADRLVRGVDAARPAVPTLEQVAAKAGVSRSTASRAINGGLRVSPEALLAVEAAVADLGYSPNRAARSLVTRRTDSIALVVPEPDERVLSDPFFAGTLNGLASALADTEIQVVLVIARPGQNERTVRYLRNGHVDGAIVVSHHRDDTLDRALVELRLPSVFVGRPLSATPEVDSRLQYVDTDNVQGGRMATQHLLDRGCRRIGTIAGPEDMSAGIDRLIGWRQAMTAAGQRDDAVVHGDFTIVSGAEAARRLLTEHPDVDGIFIASDLMAAGALPVLAELGREVPKDVAVVGYDNLGVAASTQPPLTSVIQPVVAMARAAGLRLLDQLQGATPTPPLIFAPELVVRASA
- a CDS encoding Glu/Leu/Phe/Val dehydrogenase; amino-acid sequence: MNPSPSPLATARAQLATAVQILGYDDGMHAVLRQPRRELHVAVPLRRDDGHVELLHGYRVQHNISRGPGKGGLRYAPGVDIDEVRALAMWMTWKCAVVELPYGGAKGGVTIDPRAYSSSELERVTRRYTSEIMPMIGPERDVMAPDIGTDEQIMAWVMDTYSVNRGFTIPAVTTGKPLAVGGSLGRATATSRGVLHAATATLRDAGVRLDEVSAAIQGFGKVGGPLARFLHEKGCRVVAVGDERGAIVRSDGLDVAALSAHVARTGSVVGFPDADPLDPAELLALDVDVLFPAAVEGVLDEESAARVKARWVVEAANGPTTTEGDRVLADRGVVVVPDILANAGGVVVSYFEWVQANQAYWWTEREIEERLEHRMLEAYAAVSQVSRAEGISLRDAALVIGVRRVAEAHLIRGLYP
- a CDS encoding META domain-containing protein, with the translated sequence MTIDLRGTWTLVELDDSSPAAGPRGPVHLTFDGDGQVYGMAGVNSVRGTWTLEDGRLQLGPLVSTLLAGDPEPMATEQALVALLREPLQVTVDEDRLRLAADDGSTALLARADPSVVLV
- the hemQ gene encoding hydrogen peroxide-dependent heme synthase translates to MTTVDAETVNSSLRYTMWAVFALEDALPADDEERAALVAEAERAVGSDPGLVVRGWYDVSGLRADADLMVWWHAETVEQVQGAYQRLRASELGSVLTPVWSVVGLHRPAEFNRSHVPAFLAGEEPGAYVSVYPFVRSYDWYVLPEEERSRMLAQHGRAAAPFPDVRANTVATFALSDYEFLLAFEAPELHRIVDLMRTLRGVDARLHVREEIPFFTGPRTALADWADKRPLR
- a CDS encoding ferrochelatase, encoding MPTSPDLTRPSGADAPPAQPLAPYDAVLLLSFGGPDGPDDVMPFLRNVTAGKNIPDARLEQVAEHYHHFGGASPINGQNKALLAALRAELDARGVGTPLVWGNRNWAPFTLDALTEAYAAGARRVLAVVTSAYSSYSGCRQYREDLWKALDGLAAQVAGPGADHPLQVDKIRAYFNHPGFAGAAADAVVDAFAQLPQDGDGARLVFVTHSIPTTMDEASAVSGATYTDQHRDVATVVAATAAERLGRTLDWDLAFCSRSGPPNQPWLEPDVNDHLRALDAAGTRAVVLAPIGFVSDHMEVVYDLDTEALATAAELGMTAVRADTVGVRAQFVSGLVDLLLERAAHERDRSAGRLPEPGPVVGDLPAWSEICRPGCCLQRAGSPSGVPAACSADPLS
- a CDS encoding carbohydrate ABC transporter permease; this encodes MSARTAEPTARTAVSDVEWRRPRVRLPWQGMHVVLLGLLLVWCLGPLVLLVKFAVTPTQDILSHPLALFPHGVAWSNVTAAWNDVHVSRYFLNTVVLAAGSWASQIVVATTAGYVLSVLRPAWARVLNGAVLATLFVPAVVLLVPLYLVILHPPVIGHSLVNSFWAVWLPAGASAFNVVLITRFFDNLPREVFEAARVDGAGPYRLFWSVVLPMSKPILGVVSVFAVIASWKDFLWPLLVLRNPDLQPLSVRLPSLQATTDLGVLMAALAISTLLPVVLFLLFQRMFLRGAGLGGAVKG
- a CDS encoding sugar ABC transporter permease, which codes for MTTDDVVEVRSRSAGPRGSRRADRTTGARTDAHRAPTPRPAADRGRRPRRGPATWVRGGGLSALVFGLPAIVVFGVFSWMPIVKAVVMSLQRTNLVTTHWVGLANFHRVLADPVLPMAVRNTLWFALLALVFGYPVPLVGAVLMSEVRRAKGLYSALAYLPVVVPPVVAVLLWKFFYDPRPTGVFNTVLGWVGIAPVPWLQSISLAMPSLVLEATWAAAGGTVIIYLAALTSVPAELYDAAEVDGASVWGKVWHVTLPQLRGVLFITLILQVIGTAQVFLEPYLFTGGGPNNATVTILLLIYRYAFGNSLGGRYGEATALSLMLAAVLAVLSVVYFRLTRRWSTT
- a CDS encoding extracellular solute-binding protein, which produces MRSSRTAALGIAGVVSLGLLAACSSAGGATSASSTSAAPQKVTITVAGLLPGAKQDAVDALNTRVKEFEAKYPNITVQPQEYQWLATTFAAQLAGGTLPTVFEIPVTDGKTLIQNGQLADIDAQVKQLPYANDFNQAVVSNAKGDDGKFYAVPAKSFYSVALHYNRTLFTKAGLDPDKPPTTWDEVRKDAKIIHDKTGVAGYGMMALDNAGGWQLVAAANSRGGTVQTTDGKGTYTATLNDPAVKAHLEWLKALRWEDNSVFPDVTLGWAEINQAFAGGQLAMYTSGSDIYTALVQNQGLTKDWGYGLTAIPTENGGGALGGGTLAAVKVQATAAEKDAAVKWIDFWYLSKLLDQDQAVADAKAQSASGQAVGTPVLPIFSKDQYTKSLGWIKDYVNVPLENMKGYTDVMFTQKLVGEPSHATQDTYALLFPVVQAVLTDKNADVDKLLANANTQGQALLDRS